The proteins below are encoded in one region of Lactuca sativa cultivar Salinas chromosome 3, Lsat_Salinas_v11, whole genome shotgun sequence:
- the LOC111912962 gene encoding probable xyloglucan endotransglucosylase/hydrolase protein 7, which produces MVKMTHSSTTFFTKIVLFLILVVFFTLSPVADARPATFLQDFRITWSDSHIKQLDGGKAIQLVLDQNSGCGFASKSQYLFGRVSMKIKLIPGDSAGTVTAFYMNSDTDQVRDELDFEFLGNRTGQPYSVQTNVYAHGKGDREQRVNLWFDPAADYHTYSILWNHHHVVFSVDEVPIRVFKNNEARGLPFPKFQPMGVYSTLWEADDWATRGGLEKIDWSKAPFYAYYKDFDIEGCPVPGPRTCASNPSNWWEGQSYQQLDPIAARRYRWVRLNHMVYDYCTDKQRYPVTPPECLAGI; this is translated from the exons ATGGTCAAAATGACACATTCGTCGACAACATTTTTTACTAAAATTGTTCTTTTCCTAATTCTAGTCGTGTTCTTTACACTGTCACCAGTGGCTGATGCCAGACCCGCTACATTTCTCCAAGATTTCCGTATTACATGGTCTGATTCCCACATTAAGCAACTCGATGGTGGCAAAGCCATCCAACTTGTTCTTGACCAAAACTCAG GATGTGGGTTTGCTTCAAAAAGCCAATACTTATTTGGACGTGTGAGCATGAAGATTAAGCTTATTCCAGGAGACTCTGCGGGCACTGTTACTGCTTTCTAT ATGAATTCGGATACCGATCAAGTGCGTGATGAACTGGATTTTGAGTTCTTAGGGAACCGAACAGGGCAACCTTACTCGGTACAAACCAATGTGTATGCTCATGGAAAGGGTGATAGAGAACAAAGGGTTAACTTGTGGTTCGACCCAGCTGCAGACTATCACACTTACTCCATCTTATGGAACCATCACCATGTTGT ATTTTCCGTGGATGAAGTACCCATAAGGGTATTCAAGAACAATGAAGCCAGAGGGCTTCCATTCCCCAAGTTCCAGCCAATGGGAGTCTACTCTACATTATGGGAAGCAGATGATTGGGCTACAAGGGGTGGACTCGAAAAAATTGATTGGAGCAAAGCACCATTTTACGCATACTACAAGGACTTTGACATTGAGGGGTGCCCAGTTCCTGGTCCACGCACCTGTGCCTCGAACCCTTCCAACTGGTGGGAAGGTCAAAGCTACCAACAACTTGACCCAATTGCAGCTCGTCGTTACAGATGGGTTCGTTTGAACCACATGGTGTATGATTATTGCACTGATAAACAACGCTACCCAGTTACACCACCAGAATGTTTAGCCGGAATTTGA